A genomic segment from Nymphalis io chromosome 15, ilAglIoxx1.1, whole genome shotgun sequence encodes:
- the LOC126773716 gene encoding mucin-2 → MGNFDGRKYAYLKMEYTTWLFILIAAITLATPALSSSPRVVCYYTNWSVYRPGTAKFNPQNINPYLCTHLVYAFGGFTKDNTLKPFDKYQDIEKGGYAKFTGLKTYNKNLKTLLAIGGWNEGSSRFSPMVAAKDRRREFVRNVIKFLRQNHFDGLDLDWEYPAFRDGGKPKDRENYAKLVKELREEFERESEKTGKPRLLLTMAVPAGIEYIQKGFDVKTLNRYLDWMNLLTYDYHSAFEPAVNHHAPLYPLEEPNEYSVDNELNIDYTIKFYLENGADADKLVLGIPTYGRSYTLFNADAVEIGSPADGPGEQGDATREKGYLAYYEICEALKPKNKKRAISSDEEYEEDSSSDEDSEEEEEEDWTIMYPNKNAMGPVAYKGNQWVGYDDIDIVKKKGEYVAENGLGGIMFWSIDNDDFRGTCHGKPYPLIEAAKEAYVSKLGSTDRQLTVKEKPKQSRAGGRRRNRPKSSSTTTTTTTTTTTPKPTKSSKRKSASTSISTTPSWNIITPEPPTTPDAGSDFKCKEEGFFQHPRDCKKYFWCLDSGPSDLGIVAHQFTCPSGLYFNKAADSCDFARNVLCKKPTATTKAITKPTTAKTTVSTTTTTTTTTTTRRPIRLTSRSSLLFRTSSTTTTTPEPESSEEDEEEVDSDEAADIDSEDPKVIKELIDLIKKVGGVEQLEKQLKLSGTPGAAVTVPPSAINTKLYQRVLERTRGKNKYGDNSITENPVQNSRRGPQNAGIEPSPDKNRLLRKERPQYVTINRSRPAVSSTTPLSGESEEEEEEEESEEVSQISRTRVQQRTDYDNSIGTTAKPLQYVNIRRSRPTTAATDAPDDSRNALFERVEPYVAVAESPNSLDIASSRRENTPEYVTIRRTRPTAETTTLKYQESEEEKYQETALEREISSQSAQPQYTSVIRTRSTTLIPIEEPSSPEPTTILSVQISSLLNGPSSEEVENPPETSSIITQTTELPEPDTTTTSTTIITTTPTTTTTTPPPPPTLSTRGSILRRRGSTTPTTTAVPISTTQVSSRNYSFIRRRRPLSQPNEISESNEAIENVRKIRSTTPDSREVDGVKTDGNSGVIKRFRSRLQTSRNGDSIPAAASSISRGEFRPQLSKDEVISLTPIDVDSSEINENEEVTIDNIEKIRARAPTTIADKAEDSEVSAATIDERRPSIFPRGRGKFPSFTTQAIGKSVTTESSLNRRRPSFARFTPRPFARTISTTSLSENKLENEIDSVTQRTRSRLSYTRGRTQSSSVSPPIFQARKLPFPSRQSTTRPRLISENDDEEIDNKNDDITLSETAIEENEHDGTTADEESQKKSKTSAERLEIIPSEESSSDKNGKRKFRVIRRRPTPSTSEVPLSNTETTTAITRIRKIIRKKLKPIDDDSETVTKTVGLINAGFKDPPKDFINYGEKTRITTASVPSIDEYRTTTEIDEGLEQNTELLKEILPDTPRLQVQTETVIIEQDIETIKKDENKEVEEKIVTSEKEEKPEVVLNTEEMKLSLSDNKEPTLIKDDMENTETSTESASSLIEDNSKISQRNETDSESATTTENITRKIVVEEIATTELSLSETETSVETTTTSTTQLTSPSPRSRLPYRPPKRLFTSTTEATPSSSRTFSRKYNPGAYTSPSTVERPGFFSRGTTKRPLFSRTFTRRTFPTVRTTPKFQLEDEEEYSDEEILDEEPENPFVFVPPTKLFTRKPDSEEYDDDLDEEEETYNEEDDLKETPEEEIYEDEEPPVTFKPSSKRPQFKPKIINSNTFRTSTSTTEIPRRLIGNNQNKTTVYNRFGGNKPVNDTKKRVQNVPPGYNVPKSIQNVNLKNSTKQPLYTTKSVIVETTIDSIIKENEQTTTETDEYLYMTETSTSIPSQTLSSNDTENETETPMEIDNSSDDYLEFTTNYPSTQDSGIINQTDMETDTETVGDTPTTRIVENNFETTTDEPETTSQIAPVAPIVKTQFNKLFSISRVVEVSSKLDKHRLNKNNETTLIEEGKVMVEKKPTVDKIGEVSRYSLIKIVEDEIPIYLTKLGHVYPVDNPPDNPIRIDEARNARALVDYLDIPKENLVASESMNEGYRHINIVSDQLKYLEKGQVEHISDDDFLSYVNDDKKVEKLEDDLTYNSNWQFIPAAYENEKIKQVKSAKSFEVVTPRLMLTDPSTLPLEALFQTENPIMARKVTDDKSKQPFVVYSAPVPTQEEEANLLKIKIIKPQMSRSIETFARGKELKGPSVIVESTVKYPISISILKQSPQTTHINETVLSTTNSPPSNNTTFSTTTTNTQTTSVITENIRTSPIVELLTTTEAIPEQVMVEKITETHHSTLLTSTEIPVTTDTVQEEITTLKISALDAKRAKYGLPRRPIKPSNLTKFSSVTRTTAKINITPRTIQRNNKTSSFNPSISRFSGNRAQNIPVDLRKKSITPKVAKTFTTESPRSTTERKLFIKPIRPLRPSFVPKRFTTLPPTLPGDT, encoded by the exons GTGGTTACGCTAAGTTTACTGGTTTAAAAACCTATAACAAGAACTTAAAGACACTACTAGCTATCGGAGGCTGGAATGAGGGATCCTCTCGCTTTTCTCCCATGGTTGCTGCTAAAGATAGAAGGAGGGAGTTCGTCAGGAATGTTATTaag TTCCTAAGGCAAAACCACTTCGACGGTCTTGATTTAGATTGGGAATATCCAGCTTTTAGAGATGGTGGAAAGCCCAAGGACCGTGAAAACTACGCTAAGCTGGTGAAAGAACTGCGCGAGGAATTCGAACGAGAATCCGAAAAGACTGGCAAACCTCGTCTGCTTCTGACGATGGCTGTTCCGGCTGGTATCGAGTATATCCAGAAGGGCTTTGATGTGAAAACTTTAAATAG GTACCTGGACTGGATGAACCTCCTAACATATGACTATCACTCAGCTTTCGAACCCGCCGTCAACCACCACGCGCCGCTGTACCCTCTCGAAGAACCGAACGAGTACAGTGTAGACAACGAACTTAATATT GATTACACCATTAAATTTTATCTCGAAAATGGTGCGGATGCTGACAAACTGGTGCTCGGAATTCCAACATATGGACGTTCGTACACGCTCTTCAATGCTGATGCGGTGGAGATCGGCTCACCCGCTGACGGGCCTGGTGAACAAGGAGACGCTACCAGGGAGAAGGGATACTTGGCATATTACGAG ATTTGTGAAGCACTGAAACCGAAGAACAAGAAACGTGCAATCTCGTCCGATGAAGAATATGAAGAAGATTCGTCTTCAGATGAAGACtcggaagaagaagaagaagaggaTTGGACCATTATGTATCCAAACAAAAATGCAATGGGTCCTGTAGCTTATAAAGGCAACCAGTGGGTCGGCTACGATGACATTGACATCGTCAAGAAGAAAGGAGAATACGTCGCTGAGAATGGACTTGGAG GTATAATGTTTTGGTCGATCGACAACGACGATTTCCGAGGTACCTGCCACGGGAAACCCTATCCGCTGATCGAAGCTGCCAAAGAGGCGTACGTCTCTAAACTCGG ATCGACTGACAGACAGTTAACTGTAAAGGAGAAACCTAAACAATCAAGAGCTGGTGGTCGCAGAAGAAACCGTCCAAAGTCTAGTTCTACTACCACTACCACAACTACCACTACTACTACACCAAAGCCAACCAA GAGTAGCAAACGTAAAAGCGCTAGTACATCAATAAGTACGACTCCAAGTTGGAACATCATCACTCCGGAACCACCCACCACTCCTGATGCAGGCTCAG acTTCAAATGCAAAGAAGAAGGGTTCTTCCAACATCCTCGAGACTGCAAGAAGTACTTCTGGTGTCTTGACTCCGGTCCCTCAGATCTTGGCATCGTGGCTCATCAGTTTACTTGCCCATCTG GCCTTTACTTCAACAAGGCGGCCGACTCCTGTGACTTTGCCCGAAACGTCCTCTGCAAGAAGCCAACCGCCACCACGAAGGCAATCACTAAACCTACCACAGCTAAGACAACTGTCTCCACAACCACGACCACAACAACCACGACTACCACAAGGCGACCTATCAGATTGACGTCCAGAAGTTCTTTGCTGTTCAGGACCTCATCTACTACAACTACGACACCTGAACCTGAG TCAAGCGAAGAAGACGAAGAAGAAGTAGATTCCGATGAAGCAGCTGACATAGATTCTGAAGATCCTAAAGTTATCAAAGAGCTGATCGATCTCATCAAGAAAGTCG gtggagtagaacaGTTGGAAAAACAGCTCAAGTTGTCAGGGACACCGGGAGCCGCCGTCACCGTGCCACCGTCCGCCATCAACACCAAACTCTACCAGCGTGTTCTCGAGAGGACCAGGGGCAAGAACAA ataTGGTGATAACAGCATAACGGAAAATCCCGTTCAGAACAGTCGTCGAGGACCACAAAACGCTGGAATCGAACCATCACCCGACAAAAACAGACTACTCAGAAAAGAAAGGCCACA ATACGTAACGATAAACCGTTCGAGACCTGCTGTCTCATCAACGACGCCATTATCAGGAGAAAGCGAGGAAGAGGAAGAGGAAGAAGAATCAGAAGAAGTTTCACAAATATCCAGAACGAGAGTCCAACAGCGGACTGATTATGACAACTCAATCGGAACAACAGCAAAACCACTTCAATATGTGAATATTCGAAGATCGAGACCAACCACAGCAGCAACAGACGCACCTGACGACTCTAG AAATGCTTTGTTCGAACGTGTCGAGCCATACGTGGCCGTTGCCGAGTCACCCAATTCACTGGACATAGCGAGCTCGCGACGCGAGAATACTCCCGAATATGTTACCATAAGGAGAACGCGGCCAACCGCTGAAACTACTACTCTAAA atatcaAGAATCAGAAGAGGAAAAATATCAAGAGACAGCATTAGAAAGAGAAATTAGTTCGCAGTCAGCACAACCGCAGTACACTTCTGTTATCAGAACAAGGTCTACCACTCTTATTCCTATCGAGGAACCAAGTAGTCCTGAGCCGACCACAATCCTATCTGTTCAAATATCATCCTTATTAAACGGACCAAGTTCAGAAGAGGTAGAAAATCCACCTGAAACTTCTTCTATAATTACTCAAACAACGGAGTTGCCTGAACCGGATACAACAACTACGTCGACGACGATTATAACAACCACACCCACGACTACGACGACCACTCCACCACCTCCACCTACTTTATCAACAAGAGGTTCTATATTGAGACGCCGAGGATCTACCACGCCCACCACAACAGCAGTCCCCATTTCTACAACTCAGGTAAGTTCTAGGAATTATTCATTCATCCGTAGACGTAGACCATTATCTCAACCCAACGAGATATCAGAATCAAACGAAGCAATAGAAAATGTAAGGAAAATTAGGTCAACTACTCCTGACAGTCGAGAAGTTGATGGTGTAAAAACCGACGGTAATAGCGGTGTCATTAAAAGGTTTAGGAGTAGATTACAAACTTCACGTAATGGTGATTCGATTCCTGCCGCTGCATCGTCGATTTCAAGAGGTGAGTTTCGGCCACAATTGAGCAAAGATGAGGTAATATCGTTAACACCAATTGACGTAGATAGTTccgaaattaatgaaaatgaagAAGTTACTATAGACAACATTGAGAAGATACGCGCCAGAGCTCCCACGACTATTGCTGATAAAGCTGAAGATAGTGAAGTTTCTGCTGCTACTATAGATGAAAGGCGACCTAGTATTTTTCCAAGAGGGAGAGGTAAATTTCCTTCGTTCACAACACAGGCTATCGGTAAATCTGTCACAACAGAGTCTTCTTTAAATCGAAGACGTCCTTCTTTTGCCAGATTTACTCCTCGTCCTTTTGCGAGAACTATTTCAACTACAAGTCtatctgaaaataaattagaaaatgaaATTGACTCTGTAACTCAGAGGACACGTTCTCGCTTATCGTATACAAGAGGAAGGACACAGTCATCATCAGTATCACCACCAATATTTCAAGCTAGGAAATTACCATTCCCATCTCGACAATCAACGACTAGACCGAGATTAATTTCAGAAAATGATGATGAAGAAATAGATAACAAAAATGATGATATTACTTTATCAGAAACTGCTATAGAAGAAAATGAACATGATGGAACAACAGCAGATGAAGAATCACAAAAGAAATCAAAAACATCAGCAGAAAGGTTAGAAATTATACCTTCTGAGGAATCTAGTTCAGATAAAAACGGAAAAAGAAAGTTTAGAGTTATTCGAAGGCGGCCAACACCGTCCACGTCTGAAGTACCTTTATCTAATACAGAAACTACTACAGCAATTACCCGAATTCgcaaaattataagaaaaaagttAAAGCCAATCGATGATGACTCTGAAACAGTGACGAAAACTGTAGGTTTAATTAATGCTGGATTTAAAGATCCACCAAAAGACTTTATTAATTATGGAGAAAAAACTCGAATAACAACTGCTTCTGTGCCATCTATCGATGAATATAGAACTACCACAGAAATTGATGAAGGCTTAGAACAAAATACTGAATTACTTAAAGAAATTTTACCTGATACACCCAGACTACAAGTTCAAACTGAAACCGTTATTATAGAACAAGACATTGAGACAATAAAAAAGGATGAAAATAAAGAAGTGGAAGAAAAAATTGTCACTTcagaaaaagaagaaaaaccAGAAGTCGTTCTTAATACCGAAGAAATGAAATTAAGTTTATCAGATAACAAGGAACCAACTTTAATAAAAGATGATATGGAGAATACAGAAACAAGTACTGAGAGTGCTTCATCATTAATAGAAGATAACAGCAAAATATCACAAAGAAACGAAACTGACTCAGAAAGTGCTACGACAACAGAAAATATTACACGTAAAATTGTTGTTGAAGAAATAGCTACTACTGAGTTATCACTCAGTGAAACTGAAACGTCAGTTGAGACTACTACAACTAGCACTACACAACTAACATCACCTTCGCCAAGATCAAGATTACCATACAGACCACCTAAAAGATTATTTACATCTACAACTGAGGCTACACCATCTAGTAGTAGAACATTTAGCCGAAAGTATAATCCTGGAGCATACACTAGTCCTTCAACTGTTGAAAGGCCAGGTTTCTTTAGTAGAGGAACCACTAAACGGCCCTTGTTTTCCAGGACATTTACTAGGAGAACATTCCCTACGGTTAGGACAACGCCCAAATTCCAATTAGAAGATGAGGAAGAGTATTCGGATGAAGAAATTCTGGATGAAGAACCAGAAAATCCTTTTGTTTTTGTTCCACCTACTAAACTTTTTACAAGAAAACCTGATTCAGAAGAATATGACGACGATTtagacgaagaagaagaaacaTATAATGAAGAAGATGATTTAAAAGAAACACCAGAAGAAGAAATTTATGAAGATGAAGAACCACCAGTAACATTCAAACCTTCATCTAAAAGACCGCAATTTAaacctaaaattataaattcaaacacTTTTAGGACTTCAACGTCCACTACAGAAATCCCTCGACGTTTGATTGGaaataatcaaaacaaaacGACAGTCTACAATAGATTTGGAGGTAATAAACCAGTAAATGATACTAAAAAACGCGTTCAAAATGTACCACCTGGTTACAATGTACCTAAATCAATCCAAaatgtaaatttgaaaaattcaaCGAAACAGCCTCTTTATACTACAAAGAGCGTAATAGTAGAAACAACAATCGAttctattataaaagaaaatgaacaGACAACAACTGAAACTGATGAATATCTTTATATGACAGAGACAAGCACCTCAATTCCGTCTCAGACATTATCCTCTAACGACACTGAAAATGAAACTGAGACTCCTATGGAAATAGATAATAGTTCTGATGATTATTTGGAATTCACTACAAATTATCCAAGTACTCAAGATTCAGGAATAATAAACCAAACAGATATGGAAACTGATACCGAAACTGTAGGGGATACGCCTACTACAAGaatagttgaaaataattttgaaactacAACTGACGAACCCGAAACTACAAGTCAAATTGCTCCCGTTGCACCTATAGTGAAaactcaatttaataaattattttcaataagtaGGGTCGTTGAAGTATCTTCAAAACTAGATAaacatagattaaataaaaacaatgaaactaCTCTCATCGAAGAAGGTAAAGTAATGGTTGAGAAAAAACCTACAGTGGATAAAATTGGCGAAGTTAGTAGATACAGCCTCATCAAAATAGTAGAAGATGAAATCCCGATTTACTTGACTAAACTCGGACATGTATATCCCGTAGATAATCCTCCAGATAATCCTATTCGAATTGATGAAGCTCGTAACGCAAGAGCATTAGTTGACTATTTAGATATTCCAAAAGAAAACCTTGTCGCTTCAGAGAGTATGAATGAAGGTTATAGACATATCAATATAGTATCTGACCAACTAAAATATTTGGAAAAAGGTCAAGTGGAGCATATATCAGACGATGATTTCTTAAGTTACGTAAATGATGACAAAAAAGTTGAAAAACTCGAAGACGATCTAACATACAATTCAAACTGGCAATTCATCCCTGCTGCCTATgagaatgaaaaaataaaacaggttAAATCTGCTAAAAGTTTTGAAGTAGTAACGCCGCGTTTAATGTTGACAGATCCATCGACATTGCCTTTAGAAGCCTTATTTCAAACGGAAAATCCAATCATGGCGAGAAAAGTTACTGACGATAAAAGTAAACAGCCATTTGTTGTTTATTCTGCCCCTGTACCTACTCAAGAAGAAGAAGCTAACcttctcaaaataaaaataattaaaccgcAAATGAGTCGAAGTATAGAAACTTTTGCAAGAGGTAAAGAATTAAAAGGACCTTCTGTTATTGTGGAGTCTACAGTAAAATATCCCATTAGTATATCTATTTTGAAACAGTCTCCTCAAACAACCCATATTAACGAAACTGTATTATCTACAACAAATAGTCCACCCAGTAATAATACAACATTCTCAACGACAACGACTAATACACAAACAACGTCAGTGATAACAGAAAACATCAGGACGAGTCCTATTGTAGAACTATTAACTACAACTGAAGCAATACCAGAACAAGTAATGGttgaaaaaataacagaaacGCATCATTCAACATTACTAACTTCTACTGAAATACCCGTGACTACAGATACCGTCCAAGAAGAGATAACCACATTAAAGATATCTGCACTAGATGCTAAAAGAGCAAAATACGGTCTTCCAAGGAGACCTATCAAACCCTCAAATCTCACCAAATTTAGTTCGGTGACGCGAACCAcggctaaaataaatataacaccaAGAACCATTCAAAGAAATAACAAAACGTCCAGTTTTAATCCAAGTATATCACGATTCTCAGGGAATAGGGCACAAAACATACCTGTGGATTTAAGAAAGAAATCTATTACGCCTAAAGTAGCAAAAACCTTCACTACTGAGTCGCCACGGTCGACAACTGAGAggaaattgtttataaaaccaATAAGACCGCTGCGACCTTCATTCGTGCCGAAACGATTTACAACGTTACCACCTACTCTGCCTGGAGACACTTAA